From the Thermococcus sp. 18S1 genome, one window contains:
- a CDS encoding DUF357 domain-containing protein: MGREITEEKLQKYFRITEEALKTLEIAVHEKSLLRGVAEDFLTMARSYFNDARYYYEKGDYVTAFAALNYAHGFIDAGVRLGVFRGEDDRLFAFG; the protein is encoded by the coding sequence GTGGGGCGGGAGATAACCGAGGAAAAGCTCCAGAAGTACTTTAGAATCACCGAAGAGGCTTTAAAGACCCTTGAAATAGCCGTCCATGAGAAGAGCCTTCTTAGGGGCGTCGCGGAGGATTTTCTGACGATGGCGAGGAGCTATTTCAACGACGCCAGGTACTACTATGAGAAGGGCGATTATGTGACGGCTTTCGCGGCACTTAACTACGCGCATGGCTTTATCGACGCCGGCGTGAGGCTTGGCGTTTTCAGGGGAGAGGATGACAGACTTTTTGCCTTCGGCTGA
- a CDS encoding 30S ribosomal protein S8e produces the protein MAIWQGRSLKKPSGGRIILARKKRKRELGREPAFTKVGEDREKKKIIRTYGGNRKVRLIEALYANVFDGGKGKKVKILNVVENPANRQYVRRNIITKGAIVETEAGRAIVTSRPGQDGVVNAVLIKEESA, from the coding sequence ATGGCTATCTGGCAGGGAAGATCACTCAAGAAGCCTTCGGGCGGAAGGATTATCCTCGCTAGGAAGAAGAGGAAGAGGGAGCTTGGAAGGGAGCCCGCTTTCACCAAGGTTGGCGAGGACAGGGAGAAGAAGAAGATAATCAGGACCTACGGCGGAAACAGGAAGGTCAGGCTCATCGAGGCCCTCTACGCCAACGTCTTCGACGGCGGAAAGGGCAAGAAGGTCAAGATACTCAACGTCGTTGAGAACCCGGCCAACAGGCAGTACGTCAGGAGAAACATAATCACCAAGGGCGCCATTGTCGAGACCGAGGCCGGCAGGGCCATAGTCACCAGCAGGCCCGGCCAGGACGGTGTCGTCAACGCCGTTCTCATCAAGGAAGAGAGCGCCTGA
- the pyrG gene encoding glutamine hydrolyzing CTP synthase yields MAKFIFVTGGVVSGLGKGITSASLGMLMKARGLRTTNIKIDPYLNYDAGTMNPYQHGEVFVLDDGGEVDLDLGNYERFLDTSLSFDHNITTGKVYSAVIEKERKGEYLGATVQVIPHITNEIKGRIRRLARDYDVVVVEIGGTVGDIESMPFLEAARQIQIEEGRENVAFVHVTYVPKLKVVGEQKTKPTQHSVKELRSLGIQPDAIVARSEDPLEESARMKISLFTNVPEEAVISAYDVEDTYEVPLMLEKEGLARYITKRLGLPEKEPDLDAWRTMVETYKSLTDTVEIAVVGKYVKLSDSYLSIKEALKHSSVANGVKVRIRWVEAEDLEKHGVRLLEGVDGIIVPGGFGARGTEGKMMAARYARENDIPFLGICFGFQLTVVEFARNVLGLKGAHSTEIDPQTPHPVVDLMPEQRDLDRLGGTMRLGAYPVHIKPNTMARALYGKEIVYERHRHRWEVNPDYIEEFEKAGLVFSGVAGDDGRRMEILELPDRRYFIATQFHPEFKSRPMNPAPVFRGLVKAAKERKYGG; encoded by the coding sequence ATGGCAAAGTTCATATTCGTCACGGGTGGTGTTGTTAGCGGTCTTGGGAAGGGCATAACCAGCGCCTCACTGGGAATGCTGATGAAGGCAAGGGGCCTCAGGACGACGAACATCAAAATCGACCCCTACCTTAACTACGACGCGGGAACGATGAACCCCTACCAGCACGGCGAGGTTTTCGTCCTCGACGACGGCGGTGAGGTTGACCTCGACCTCGGCAACTACGAGCGCTTCCTCGACACGAGCCTCAGCTTTGACCACAACATAACCACCGGCAAGGTTTACTCCGCCGTCATTGAGAAGGAGAGAAAAGGAGAATACCTCGGTGCCACGGTTCAGGTCATACCTCATATCACCAACGAGATAAAGGGACGCATCAGGCGGCTCGCCAGGGACTACGACGTTGTCGTGGTGGAGATAGGCGGAACCGTCGGCGACATCGAGAGCATGCCCTTCCTCGAGGCGGCGAGGCAGATACAGATAGAGGAGGGCAGGGAGAACGTCGCCTTCGTCCACGTCACCTACGTGCCTAAGCTTAAGGTTGTCGGCGAGCAGAAGACGAAACCGACCCAGCACAGCGTCAAGGAGCTCCGCTCCCTTGGAATCCAGCCCGATGCGATAGTGGCCCGCTCGGAGGACCCGCTCGAGGAAAGCGCGAGAATGAAGATAAGCCTCTTCACCAACGTCCCTGAGGAAGCGGTGATCAGCGCCTACGATGTTGAGGACACCTACGAGGTACCGCTGATGCTCGAAAAGGAGGGGCTGGCCAGGTACATCACCAAGCGCCTCGGTCTGCCCGAGAAGGAGCCAGACCTCGATGCCTGGAGGACCATGGTTGAAACGTACAAGTCCCTCACCGACACTGTTGAGATAGCCGTCGTCGGAAAGTACGTCAAGCTCTCGGACTCCTACCTGAGCATCAAGGAGGCCCTGAAGCACTCCAGCGTTGCCAACGGTGTCAAGGTCAGGATACGCTGGGTGGAGGCTGAGGACCTTGAAAAGCACGGTGTCAGGCTTCTGGAGGGGGTCGATGGAATAATCGTCCCTGGTGGCTTCGGTGCCCGTGGAACCGAGGGCAAAATGATGGCCGCCCGCTACGCGAGGGAGAACGACATTCCGTTCCTTGGAATTTGCTTCGGCTTCCAGCTCACCGTTGTTGAGTTCGCCAGAAACGTCCTTGGCCTGAAAGGCGCCCACTCCACGGAGATAGACCCGCAGACACCGCATCCAGTTGTTGACCTCATGCCGGAGCAGAGGGACCTGGACAGGCTTGGAGGTACGATGAGGCTTGGCGCTTACCCGGTCCACATAAAACCCAACACCATGGCCAGGGCCCTTTACGGGAAGGAGATAGTTTACGAGCGCCACAGGCACCGCTGGGAGGTCAATCCGGACTACATAGAGGAGTTCGAGAAGGCCGGCCTGGTCTTCAGCGGAGTGGCTGGGGACGACGGCAGGAGGATGGAGATACTCGAGCTCCCGGACAGGAGGTACTTCATAGCCACACAGTTCCACCCCGAGTTCAAGTCGCGGCCGATGAACCCTGCACCAGTGTTCCGCGGGCTCGTTAAGGCCGCAAAAGAGAGGAAATATGGGGGTTAA
- a CDS encoding NOG1 family protein, protein MKNPFEKMPTVLTADEIIDKAFRRAEKAASAFTPKGGPRAKARQREELRIRTVSNVIRDNLRKLLDRTPGVSELPQFYRELVDTLVDRDQFHRSLAHVNWAIKTIRNLEQRYAEKIRYSRDPDEMAKLRRQFYGRVADVIRDIADDLEYLNQARNVLKDLPVVDLNLPTVVIAGHPNVGKSTLLRALTNAKPEVASYPFTTKGINVGQFEEHYLKYQVIDTPGLLDRPLSERNEVERQAILALKHLGKVIVYIFDPSEYCGYPIEEQTHLFEEIYSEFGEFPFIVVLNKVDIADEEHIKAVEEFVRAKGLEPLRISALNGEGLDELKRRVIELVKPMVEEQAKRIMEKELRKYREELEL, encoded by the coding sequence ATGAAGAACCCCTTTGAAAAGATGCCGACGGTGCTTACCGCTGACGAGATTATCGACAAGGCCTTCAGGAGGGCAGAGAAAGCGGCCTCTGCCTTCACCCCCAAGGGCGGCCCCAGGGCCAAGGCCAGGCAGAGGGAGGAGCTGAGAATCAGAACGGTCTCCAACGTCATCCGCGACAACCTGAGGAAACTGCTGGATAGGACACCCGGAGTCTCGGAACTTCCCCAGTTCTACCGGGAACTGGTTGATACGCTCGTTGACCGCGACCAGTTCCACCGCTCCCTGGCCCACGTCAACTGGGCGATAAAGACGATAAGGAACCTCGAACAGCGCTACGCCGAGAAGATACGATACTCGCGCGACCCGGATGAGATGGCAAAGCTCCGCAGGCAGTTCTACGGCCGCGTTGCCGACGTCATCAGGGACATCGCCGACGACCTTGAGTACCTCAACCAGGCCAGGAACGTCCTCAAAGACCTCCCTGTCGTCGATCTCAACCTTCCGACGGTGGTCATAGCGGGCCACCCCAACGTGGGCAAGAGTACCCTCCTGAGGGCTCTGACCAACGCGAAGCCCGAGGTTGCGAGCTATCCATTCACCACCAAGGGCATAAACGTCGGCCAGTTCGAGGAGCACTACCTGAAATACCAGGTCATAGACACGCCTGGCCTTCTAGACAGGCCGCTGAGCGAGAGGAACGAGGTGGAGAGACAGGCCATCCTGGCGCTCAAGCACCTCGGAAAGGTCATCGTCTACATCTTCGACCCCAGCGAGTACTGCGGCTATCCGATAGAGGAGCAGACACACCTGTTCGAGGAAATTTACAGCGAGTTCGGCGAGTTCCCATTCATAGTGGTGCTCAACAAGGTGGACATAGCGGACGAGGAGCACATTAAGGCCGTTGAGGAATTCGTCAGGGCCAAGGGGCTCGAACCCCTCAGAATCTCGGCGCTCAACGGTGAAGGGCTGGATGAGCTGAAGAGACGCGTCATCGAGCTTGTCAAACCGATGGTCGAGGAGCAGGCGAAGAGGATAATGGAGAAGGAGCTGAGAAAGTACCGGGAAGAGCTTGAGCTCTGA
- the glmU gene encoding bifunctional sugar-1-phosphate nucleotidylyltransferase/acetyltransferase, translated as MKAVVLAAGKGERLRPLTDDRPKVILKVANRPIIGYVLENLDPFVDEFIIVVRYEKEKLIKALGDEFNGKPITYVEQLPGEGTAKAIESARRHIGKEEFIVANGDIYFEIGGVKDLIGAFRREKADAALLVKEFDDLSHFGKIEVEGSFVSGVKEKPGKVPGYANLGVYIFKPEVFEFIEKTPVSKRGEYEITDTINLMIGAGRRVTYAVYSGYWNDIGRPWNLLELNEYLLKNKLRHEIRGIVEEGATIVPPVEIGEGTVVRSGAYIVGPVKIGRNSKIGPNCFIRPATSIGDGCHVGNAVEVKNSIIMDGSNAPHLNYVGDSIIGENTNLGAGTITANLRHDRGNVKVEVKGKLEDSGRHKLGAIIGHNVKVGINVSIYPGRKIGSNSFIGPGAIVDRNVPPGSLVIVRQEKEVRKL; from the coding sequence GTGAAGGCGGTTGTTCTTGCCGCTGGAAAGGGTGAAAGACTCCGGCCGCTGACGGATGACAGGCCAAAGGTTATACTCAAAGTGGCCAACAGGCCTATAATCGGTTACGTTCTTGAGAACCTCGATCCTTTCGTGGATGAGTTCATCATCGTTGTTCGCTACGAGAAGGAGAAGCTGATCAAGGCCCTGGGCGATGAGTTCAACGGCAAACCGATAACCTACGTCGAGCAGCTGCCTGGCGAGGGAACCGCCAAGGCGATAGAGTCCGCCCGGAGGCACATAGGGAAAGAGGAGTTCATAGTGGCCAACGGCGACATTTACTTCGAGATTGGGGGAGTGAAGGACCTGATAGGGGCCTTCAGGAGGGAAAAGGCCGACGCTGCCCTTCTCGTTAAAGAGTTCGACGACCTCAGCCACTTTGGCAAGATAGAGGTCGAGGGGAGCTTTGTTTCCGGGGTGAAGGAGAAGCCCGGGAAGGTTCCCGGCTACGCCAACCTCGGCGTTTACATATTCAAGCCCGAGGTCTTTGAGTTCATCGAGAAGACCCCTGTGAGCAAGCGCGGGGAGTACGAGATAACGGACACCATAAACCTCATGATAGGTGCGGGCAGGAGGGTAACATACGCGGTTTACTCCGGCTACTGGAACGACATAGGCAGGCCCTGGAACCTCCTTGAGCTCAACGAATACCTCCTGAAGAACAAACTGCGGCACGAAATACGGGGTATAGTAGAGGAGGGGGCCACTATAGTCCCGCCGGTTGAGATTGGGGAAGGCACAGTCGTCCGGAGCGGGGCGTACATAGTGGGTCCGGTTAAGATAGGAAGGAACTCCAAAATTGGGCCCAACTGCTTCATACGGCCCGCCACCAGCATAGGAGACGGATGTCACGTGGGCAACGCGGTGGAGGTCAAGAACTCCATAATAATGGACGGCAGCAATGCGCCCCACCTCAACTACGTCGGCGACTCAATAATAGGGGAAAACACCAACCTGGGCGCGGGGACGATAACCGCGAACCTCAGACACGATAGGGGCAACGTGAAGGTCGAGGTTAAGGGTAAGCTCGAGGACAGCGGCAGGCACAAGCTCGGCGCGATAATCGGCCACAACGTCAAGGTGGGTATAAACGTCAGCATCTACCCTGGAAGGAAGATTGGGAGCAACTCTTTCATAGGTCCCGGTGCCATAGTGGATAGAAACGTTCCTCCCGGTAGCCTGGTGATAGTCAGGCAGGAGAAGGAGGTACGGAAACTTTGA
- a CDS encoding DUF555 domain-containing protein, which produces MGDYVVVLEAPIIVRDVETSEDAINVAVSKVAKALNKEKLDFVRVEIGYSQCPVCGAHFESAFVIGSVGLVGMYLTIKVYNAQTIEHAERIAKAVIGKALKKVPLKVYEIRELTEEDEGDGVELGE; this is translated from the coding sequence ATGGGAGACTACGTCGTTGTTTTGGAGGCACCCATAATCGTGAGGGACGTCGAGACCAGTGAGGATGCGATAAACGTTGCGGTTTCCAAGGTCGCCAAGGCGCTTAATAAGGAGAAGCTTGATTTCGTGAGGGTTGAAATAGGCTACTCCCAGTGCCCCGTCTGCGGGGCCCACTTTGAGAGCGCCTTCGTCATTGGCTCGGTGGGTCTCGTGGGAATGTACCTCACGATTAAGGTGTACAACGCCCAGACCATCGAGCACGCCGAGAGGATAGCCAAGGCCGTCATCGGCAAGGCCCTCAAGAAGGTTCCCCTCAAAGTCTATGAGATAAGGGAGCTGACCGAGGAGGATGAGGGGGACGGCGTGGAGCTGGGGGAGTGA
- a CDS encoding DUF4013 domain-containing protein, giving the protein MGAIDAFVRTFSLMMEAKRLYIPALIFALLLAPVTAYLLPSGQFEITPNQTTSGDVIMEQYGGDVEEEFLDYLAQLGKALAVITLISTILGSIVQYAITKGFLLHESGKDYSLGELLIDGLKHLPGVVIIELIFMVVAISLAAVALIPAVLGALFLPWGAVLILIGVLLLLAILAITTSLTAIAIPLYADKGRISAAFEAFRMIFGNALSSLGFGVLLWVGVIAITMITGPLSFAAEVILPAGIASYVSQFLQAPFNALLLEFLCVGGVAFYREIQKMEELKKVDEELMELGIEI; this is encoded by the coding sequence ATGGGCGCGATAGATGCGTTCGTAAGGACATTTTCGCTCATGATGGAAGCAAAGAGACTCTACATCCCTGCACTGATATTCGCACTCCTTCTCGCTCCGGTGACGGCGTATCTGCTCCCAAGCGGGCAGTTTGAAATAACTCCGAACCAGACCACGAGCGGAGACGTCATCATGGAGCAGTACGGGGGAGACGTGGAGGAGGAGTTCCTGGACTACCTCGCTCAGCTCGGAAAGGCCCTCGCGGTAATAACCCTCATCAGCACCATTCTCGGCTCGATAGTCCAGTACGCTATCACCAAGGGATTTCTCCTCCACGAGTCCGGGAAGGATTATTCCCTGGGCGAACTCCTAATCGATGGTCTCAAGCACCTGCCGGGCGTTGTTATCATAGAGCTGATCTTCATGGTGGTGGCCATCTCCCTCGCCGCGGTTGCACTGATACCCGCGGTTCTGGGGGCCCTGTTCCTCCCCTGGGGCGCGGTGCTGATACTAATCGGAGTCCTGCTCCTCCTGGCGATACTGGCCATCACAACCAGCCTCACGGCCATAGCAATACCCCTCTACGCGGATAAGGGGCGGATAAGCGCGGCCTTTGAGGCATTTAGAATGATCTTTGGAAACGCCCTCTCCAGCCTCGGGTTCGGCGTGCTCCTCTGGGTGGGTGTGATAGCGATAACGATGATAACTGGGCCCCTGAGCTTCGCGGCGGAGGTAATCCTCCCAGCGGGGATTGCCAGCTACGTCTCGCAGTTCCTCCAGGCCCCCTTCAACGCCCTCCTCCTGGAGTTCCTGTGCGTTGGAGGGGTTGCGTTCTACAGGGAAATTCAGAAGATGGAAGAACTGAAAAAAGTTGACGAAGAGCTCATGGAGCTTGGGATTGAGATTTAA
- a CDS encoding undecaprenyl-diphosphate phosphatase: protein MISPVDYVAPLISGMIIALGSWLPVGPEGYSFTAILEAIAPSYGDYIVPSYLGVTFAVLFYFRELIALGSHNAIKRRLDSDTMYFIYASVFTLLVGYPVMKTVSDAVDPGTSDLINAIVGIGMIMAGLLAGTHVRAPLEGIERSIREKKNEATLVDAVISGLAQGVSLIGGLSRSGFVLLGLVSTGMDVKRALELSFLVAPVYLVLKLAFMGGWDPELPVALLFTAFLAAFVVSFVTMKLLLKLAGAVSRRAFLVSFGLIAVAVYLMGVVM, encoded by the coding sequence ATGATATCGCCCGTGGACTACGTTGCACCGTTGATTTCAGGAATGATAATCGCGCTCGGCTCCTGGTTACCGGTTGGTCCGGAGGGTTACTCCTTCACTGCCATTCTGGAGGCTATTGCACCCTCGTACGGGGATTACATCGTTCCATCATATCTGGGCGTGACGTTTGCTGTCCTCTTCTATTTCAGGGAGCTGATAGCGCTCGGTTCTCACAATGCCATTAAAAGACGCCTCGATTCGGACACTATGTACTTCATCTACGCCTCCGTGTTCACTCTGCTTGTGGGGTACCCAGTCATGAAGACGGTTTCCGATGCAGTGGATCCCGGCACCTCGGACCTGATAAACGCGATCGTTGGCATTGGGATGATCATGGCCGGCCTCCTGGCAGGCACACACGTTCGGGCACCACTTGAAGGGATCGAACGCAGTATCAGAGAGAAAAAGAACGAAGCCACCCTGGTGGATGCGGTGATCTCCGGGCTGGCTCAGGGTGTCTCTTTAATCGGCGGACTATCCAGGAGTGGATTTGTACTCCTCGGCCTTGTGAGCACAGGCATGGACGTAAAGCGGGCCCTTGAGCTGAGTTTCCTGGTTGCACCCGTGTACCTGGTCCTGAAGCTCGCTTTCATGGGAGGATGGGACCCGGAGCTTCCCGTCGCGCTGCTCTTCACAGCGTTCCTGGCGGCGTTCGTGGTGAGCTTTGTGACGATGAAACTCCTCCTCAAGCTTGCCGGCGCGGTGAGCAGGCGGGCTTTCCTCGTGTCCTTCGGTTTAATCGCAGTCGCGGTCTACCTGATGGGGGTGGTTATGTGA
- a CDS encoding M20 family metallopeptidase: protein MGFDPVLEAKRIEKEIISWRRDFHMHPELKYEEERTSGIVEEHLREWGYRIKRVGTGIIADIGEGEKTIALRADMDALPVQEENDVPYKSRVPGKMHACGHDAHTAMLLGAAKIISEHIDEFNGRVRLIFQPAEEGGNGAVKMIEGGALEGVDAVFGLHVWHDLPSGIIGIKEGPFMAGAGIFNARIIGKGGHGASPHQTIDPIPIAAEAILALQTIASRNIPPIETGVVSVTAVQAGTAFNVIPEEVEMKGTIRFFKHEIGELIPRRMREILEGVTKAHGASYELSIEELVPPTVNDRDMVAFARNVAEKYGLRHGDVEPTMGAEDFAFYLQKAPGAFLTLGIYNEEKGITYPHHHPRFDVDEEVLHLGTAMEVALAMEFLR from the coding sequence ATGGGCTTTGACCCGGTTTTGGAGGCAAAGAGGATTGAGAAGGAGATAATCTCCTGGAGAAGGGACTTCCACATGCACCCGGAGCTCAAGTACGAGGAGGAGAGGACTTCGGGGATTGTAGAGGAGCACCTCCGCGAATGGGGGTACAGAATAAAGCGCGTCGGAACCGGGATAATAGCAGACATCGGAGAAGGGGAGAAGACTATAGCCCTCAGGGCGGACATGGACGCCCTGCCCGTTCAGGAGGAGAACGACGTCCCCTACAAGTCCCGCGTTCCCGGAAAAATGCACGCCTGCGGACACGACGCACACACGGCCATGCTCCTCGGAGCCGCAAAGATAATCTCGGAGCACATCGACGAGTTCAACGGCAGGGTTAGGCTCATCTTTCAACCGGCCGAGGAGGGCGGCAACGGAGCGGTGAAGATGATCGAAGGGGGAGCCTTGGAGGGCGTGGATGCGGTGTTCGGCCTCCACGTCTGGCACGACCTCCCCAGCGGGATCATCGGAATAAAGGAAGGGCCGTTCATGGCCGGTGCGGGCATATTCAATGCACGGATAATCGGAAAGGGCGGCCATGGGGCGTCGCCGCACCAGACCATTGACCCCATCCCGATAGCGGCGGAGGCAATACTCGCACTCCAGACCATAGCCAGCAGAAACATCCCCCCGATTGAGACTGGAGTTGTAAGCGTCACTGCCGTACAGGCGGGAACGGCCTTCAACGTGATTCCAGAGGAAGTCGAGATGAAGGGGACGATAAGGTTCTTCAAGCACGAGATAGGCGAGTTGATCCCGAGGCGCATGAGGGAGATACTCGAAGGCGTAACGAAGGCACACGGGGCTTCCTACGAGCTGTCGATAGAGGAGCTCGTCCCGCCGACCGTTAATGATAGGGACATGGTGGCTTTTGCCAGAAATGTGGCCGAAAAGTACGGCCTGAGGCACGGCGATGTCGAGCCGACAATGGGCGCCGAGGACTTTGCCTTCTACCTCCAGAAGGCCCCCGGAGCGTTCCTGACTCTCGGAATCTACAACGAAGAAAAGGGGATAACCTACCCGCACCACCATCCCAGGTTCGACGTTGACGAGGAGGTTCTCCATCTCGGAACGGCGATGGAAGTTGCCCTGGCCATGGAGTTCCTCAGGTGA
- a CDS encoding MBL fold metallo-hydrolase, giving the protein MRLTVVYENHAGFVKGLLGAHGFSVLVEHRGRKVLIDAGADGKVLLSNMTELRIDPGEVDFVFITHGHYDHTGGLKAFLNAREEPVRIIAHPEIFRHRVALKPHRRNIGIPFEREELEALGARFILKEGPFEFAPGLWSSGEIPRRTWDRAVGYVEENGRLTRDPVPDDIALIIDLGNSVAVVTGCGHSGVLNIAWHAEDVLGKPVRALIGGLHLRGAKKELLNEVVERIDAERLYAGHCTGLDEYAFLRRGLGKRIEHLHVGRVIEL; this is encoded by the coding sequence ATGAGGCTGACCGTGGTCTACGAGAACCATGCCGGGTTCGTGAAGGGTCTCCTGGGCGCGCACGGATTCTCCGTCCTCGTGGAGCACAGGGGCAGAAAAGTGCTCATCGACGCCGGAGCCGACGGGAAGGTGCTTCTAAGCAACATGACCGAGCTTAGGATCGATCCGGGGGAAGTAGACTTCGTCTTCATAACCCACGGGCACTACGACCATACCGGCGGACTGAAGGCGTTTTTAAATGCGCGGGAGGAGCCGGTGAGGATTATCGCCCACCCAGAAATCTTTCGGCACAGGGTGGCGCTGAAACCGCACAGGAGGAATATCGGAATCCCCTTTGAAAGGGAGGAGCTTGAGGCGCTTGGAGCCAGGTTCATCCTGAAAGAAGGGCCCTTTGAGTTCGCGCCGGGACTCTGGAGTTCCGGGGAAATACCCCGGCGCACGTGGGACAGGGCCGTTGGCTACGTTGAGGAGAACGGCCGTCTCACCAGAGACCCGGTCCCCGACGATATCGCCCTGATCATCGACCTGGGGAACTCGGTAGCCGTGGTCACCGGCTGCGGCCATTCCGGAGTTCTAAACATAGCGTGGCACGCGGAGGATGTTCTTGGAAAGCCAGTCAGGGCGTTGATAGGGGGACTCCATCTGAGGGGCGCCAAAAAAGAGCTTCTAAATGAGGTCGTTGAGAGAATCGACGCCGAAAGACTCTACGCCGGCCACTGCACGGGACTGGACGAATACGCGTTCCTGAGAAGGGGACTGGGCAAGAGGATTGAACACCTCCACGTCGGCAGGGTCATCGAGCTTTAG
- a CDS encoding DUF835 domain-containing protein, with translation MSWVYFLNLISRWVLFGVAAYKTRREESRGWMLIMFAFLLAALDPERLLLEPLGLSLVSSVSFVLDMINTAFQGVLLILAADYLSPSNPSLKNSLLALGVGVLAYLWIVITNVRTVEVSFFLKSFGPMTVYAAGYIYMGLLLYRHIITRRPGQILFPMGMILLGFLNATYPVTATWSWFIPYGFWLGTVFRIMMAIGALSFVLWPFVFLASGDGHEVPRGAFMYPNRAAAMRALGDFEKIPNMILITRRDVNSLEDGLHPNAVVFWMTRIAEGELSDSPRVYAISPTKIDILTDLIAGALDRGYAVVVVEAVEYLIVENGFESAFKFLLNIKDRVLLRGGTMALIVDPASLEKQQLKTLEREFKME, from the coding sequence TTGAGCTGGGTATACTTCCTCAACCTCATCTCGAGATGGGTCCTGTTTGGTGTGGCGGCGTACAAGACACGGAGGGAGGAGAGCAGAGGTTGGATGTTGATAATGTTTGCTTTCCTCCTGGCAGCTCTTGACCCGGAAAGGCTCCTCCTTGAACCTCTTGGCCTTTCCCTTGTATCTTCCGTTTCCTTTGTGTTGGATATGATAAACACTGCATTCCAGGGCGTTCTCTTAATACTGGCCGCGGACTATCTGTCCCCCTCAAATCCTTCCCTCAAGAACTCCCTCCTTGCCCTTGGGGTGGGAGTGCTGGCGTACCTCTGGATAGTTATTACCAATGTGAGAACCGTTGAGGTAAGCTTCTTCCTGAAGAGCTTTGGCCCCATGACTGTTTACGCTGCGGGTTACATCTACATGGGTCTCCTGCTCTACAGGCATATAATCACTAGGAGGCCAGGACAAATTCTCTTCCCCATGGGAATGATCCTTTTGGGTTTCCTGAACGCCACGTATCCTGTAACTGCTACATGGTCGTGGTTCATCCCCTATGGTTTCTGGCTGGGGACCGTCTTTAGGATTATGATGGCCATCGGGGCATTGAGCTTCGTCCTCTGGCCATTTGTTTTCCTCGCCTCGGGAGACGGTCATGAAGTCCCCAGGGGGGCTTTTATGTATCCCAACCGGGCCGCGGCGATGAGGGCTCTGGGGGATTTTGAGAAAATACCCAATATGATCTTAATAACCCGGAGAGACGTTAATTCGCTTGAAGACGGGTTGCACCCGAATGCTGTTGTGTTTTGGATGACAAGAATAGCTGAAGGGGAGCTTTCAGATTCACCTCGGGTGTACGCTATAAGTCCGACTAAAATAGATATCCTGACGGATCTCATAGCTGGGGCTCTGGATAGGGGGTATGCTGTGGTTGTCGTAGAGGCTGTGGAGTACCTAATTGTTGAGAATGGGTTTGAGAGTGCGTTTAAGTTCCTTTTGAACATAAAGGACAGAGTGCTGCTCCGGGGAGGCACTATGGCACTTATCGTTGACCCTGCATCACTGGAGAAGCAGCAGTTGAAAACTCTCGAAAGAGAATTTAAAATGGAGTGA